A segment of the Streptomyces sp. NBC_00376 genome:
ACGTGCCCCGACACCGGCGTATGAGTGGAGTCGCTGTGCTCCGCGGAGGGCTTCTGTGTTTCTCGTCCGCACCTCTGCATGCCGGTGCCGAGAATGCGATCCCGGAACTGGCAGAGACCGCTGTTGACATCCGCGATCGCAGAACTTTTATATGGTTCCTCTTGGGCCCCTCCGTATTTCTCTATGAGTGCTGCGCTTTTTCGATGATGCAGGAGGGTTTGTCCACTGTTCTCCCGGGAGGAATTACTCGCAGATTGGCCGGTGCCACTGTGAGTGCGAGGCCATGCGTAATGGGGAGTGAGTGATCCTTTTCGTGGTAGAGTCTCAATGAATTCACAGGACGCCGCGATTAAAAGGGGAATGGCGTGAATACCGAGAAGGTTACGGCTCGACGTCTTACGGCCGAGGAGATTTCAGGCTTGGGCCCCCAGGACGGAATCTTCGTCTCGGCAGGGATGGGTGGCCTTCCTCTCGACTGCTATGCCCCGGCTTTTCTCACGGAGCCGGGCAAAAATTTCGATGGAGGGTCCTTCGCTGCGAGGACGGTTTTCGGTGAGGAGATTCACGTCCTCCCGGACAATGCCGAAGAGGCCGGGATCTGGATTGCTGACAAGGAGGGGGAGGAGATCGAGGTTCTCCAGAGTGCCGGTGTCCTCCTGAACCTTGCCCTCTTCGTGCCCAGCGGGAACAAGGAATCCCTGGAGTCGCTCTACTCCGCCGCGCGGGACGCGTTCGGTGCGGGGGTCGTTCAGCGCTGGAGCGAGGAAGTCGTCGCGGTGCCGGACGTCAAGGTCGACCTGTACGAGGAGCCGGCCCGGGCGCGGAAGAACACGAACAGCCAGAACCGCGACCGCCGCGCCCTGGACATCTACCCGACCCGAGTGCGGTTCCTGGAGCCCAGTGAGGGCTGGAAGTTCATTGTCGAACCGCACAAGGAGATCGTCGACGACACGCCGACGATCTGACCTGATGGCAGCCTGTAGGCCACGCCGGATGCGCAGGCCCGCTCCCGGTGACGGATTCAAGAGGGCGTAGCGACCCGCTGGTCGAGCGGCTGTTGTCAGCAGTTCAGTCAGACGCTCGGCTGGAGTTTCCCAGCCGAGCGTTCTGCGTGGGCGTGAGTTGGATTCCGCAGCGACAGCGTCCGGGCGGTCGTGGCACCGAGGATGACGATCACGGCGAAGACGGCGGAGATGGCAGTCCAGGCCATGCTTGGGAATCATCTTTGCTCGGTGGGATCGTCCGCTACCTGACCTGCTGGAACGCTCTCATGGGCAGCTCATGGCGGTGATCCGGTCGTACTCGTTCCGACCGCTGTTCATCGCCCCGAAGGGCACGGTCGGCCAGCCTGAATGGGCAGGTTCTTCCCATCAAGGAGTCGAGCGACGTCCCTATTGCGGCGCGTCGCAATCCTGGCAGCGGCTTACGGCCGTCCGTTCGATGTTGCCCTGGGTGGCGCGGAGCGGGCCGGAGGGCGCGAGACGACGCCATGCCCCGGGTGAGGGGGTGAGCACCCAGCCGTAGACGGGTGGCCGGATGTCGGCCGGGACGATGTGCGTGCAGCCGGGAAGGTGGGCCTTGCCGCTGGCATGGATGATGATCGCAGCCACCGGCCAGCCGTCCCAGTCGCTGGTGGGTGTGCTGCCGCGGGGTGCGCACGGAGCGCAGTCTGCGCAGTTGTGCATTTCATGGCGTTCGCAGTACTGCATGGTCCTCCCCCTGCCAGGTTTCGAGAGCCAACTTCGGTACCAGTACGTGAAGTCATGCCCAAACGGCTCGTTCCCTCGATCCCTCGGCCTCAGATCCTTGGCGTCCGGCGTCGACGAGGGAGCCGTGCCGGCGCGTGGTCGCTCGCCAGCGTGCGGCGGAGTATGTGGGTGGCGGAGTGGGAGCGGGCGACCGCATCGCGGTGGTCACCGTTGACCAGGGCTTCGGCGCGCGGCCGCTGCCGCGCGCGTTCCGGCTTACATCGGCTGATGATGGGAGTACGGCCGAACGCGCGGAGCTGAGCATGACGGGTTGGCGTGTCAGGGACTACACCCAGGAAGATCTCGAAGCGGTGATCCGAGTCGACGCGGAGAGCGGCACGGCCGAAGAGGCACCTCTCTTTCCGCTCTCGGACGCTGTGGCGGCCCTTCAGGCCCTCCACCCGGCGGTGGTGGCCACCGCGGACGAGGAGGTGGTCGGCGCCGCGGTGAGCAGGGTGGAGGGTGACCGGGCGTGGATCCTGCGCATCAGCATGGCGCCTGCCTGGCGGCACCAGGGGCTGGGCAGCGACCTGATCACGGCCCTGGAGGACCGGCTGTTCGCCGGTGGCGTCCGAACGGTGCACGCGGTCCTGCCCGACGGCGAGACCGGTGCCACCGCCCTGCGTAACTGCGGCTTCGGCGCCCGTCCGGGCCTGGTCTTCTTCGAGAAGCGCGGGCGAGTGACCCCTCAGGCGGTCAGCATGCTCTCGTCGCTCGGAGCGGAGCTGCCGCCAGGGGGACTGTGGCAGAAGGTCGCGGGCATGCAGAGGGAGAAGAAGCTCATCGAGCGGCGTCTGGTCCTGCCACTGGCCCATCCCGAAATGGCCGCCCAGCACGGGGTGGAGCTGCCGCGGGCGGTAATGCTGTTCGGTCCGCCCGGGACCGGCAAGAGCACGTTCACGCACGCGATAGCCAGCCGTCTGGGATGGCCGTTCCTCGAACTGTTCCCAGCCCGGCTGGCCGCCGAGTACGGGCTGGCCAGCGGGCTGACAAGGCGCTTCGACGAGATCGCCCGGCTCGACCACGTCCTGGTCTTCATCGACGAGGTCGAGGAGATCGCGGGGACTCGGAGCGGTGCGGACGCGACCGCGGTCGGTGTCGTCAACGAACTGCTCAAGGCGATCGTCCGGTTCCGGGGCCAAGACGGGCGGCTGCTCGTCTGCGCCACGAACGACGTGACCACGCTCGACTCCGCGTTCCTGCGGCACGGCCGTTTCGACTACGTGCTGCCGATCGGCCCGCCCGACGACCGCGCGAGGACCGCGCTGTGGGAGAGCTATCTGACCCGAGCGGGCGCGGAGGCCGACGGCACGGCGCTGGCGTCCGCCAGCGAGGGGTTCACCCCTGCCGACATCGCCCATGTGGCGCGCACCGTTTCCCAAGCCCAATTCGAGCGTACCTTCGACACCGGAGCCCGGGCCCGCCCCACCACCGAGGACTACCTGCGCACGATCGGCGAAACCAGGCCCACGGTCAGCGCCGCCATGGCCCAGGAGTTCGCCCACCAGACCGAGAAGTTCGCCCGCATCTAGGCCGTCCCTTCCTCCTCGGCCTCCAGGCGCCGGATTCCCTCGGGGGTGAGAGTGACCATCGCCGGGGTGTTGCCCGCTTGTCGGGGTCCTGTTCGGTGAACCAGCCCACGTGCAGCGCGCGCCCGTCCACGGCAACTGTGTGCGGTACGACAAGCCAGCGGGTGGGATTCACGGTGACGCGGGTGACGCGACCCCAGGGTTCCTCCAGGGCGGCGGCGAGCGGTGGGAACTCGGCTTCGAGGTCGCGGGAGTAGGGCCACCAGGCCCCGTCCAACTGGCCGGCGAGCGTGGCCTTCGGGGTGAGGGACAAGCGGGCCGGGAACTCTGCGGCGAGGTCGCCGGGCGCGGTCCGGTCGAGGGTGCCTCAGGACAGCGCCGCCGATGCGGAAGGCTGACCCCCGAATTCACGGCGGCCGAGCCGAGAGTGCGGCGCCACCGTGGTGGGCGGCCCGGTCTCCTTCGGCGTCGGGCGGGATGCGACAGAGCCCGGCCGAAGTGTTGCGTACCGGCCGGGCTCCGGGCGTGCGGTGCCCTGGTCAGAGCCCCTCGTCGTGCAGGTCCTCTTCGCGCAGCAGGTCGTCCTCGCGGCGGCGCGAGCTCTCCTTCTGCCCGGGCTTCCGTCCCTGTTCACGGGTCTGCCTGCCCGGTCGGGGCTGCGCGGGGTCTCCGGGGCGATGGTGTTCCTGCGCCTCGCGGCCCCGGCCCTTGCCCGGCTCCTGACGC
Coding sequences within it:
- a CDS encoding ATP-binding protein, with translation MTGWRVRDYTQEDLEAVIRVDAESGTAEEAPLFPLSDAVAALQALHPAVVATADEEVVGAAVSRVEGDRAWILRISMAPAWRHQGLGSDLITALEDRLFAGGVRTVHAVLPDGETGATALRNCGFGARPGLVFFEKRGRVTPQAVSMLSSLGAELPPGGLWQKVAGMQREKKLIERRLVLPLAHPEMAAQHGVELPRAVMLFGPPGTGKSTFTHAIASRLGWPFLELFPARLAAEYGLASGLTRRFDEIARLDHVLVFIDEVEEIAGTRSGADATAVGVVNELLKAIVRFRGQDGRLLVCATNDVTTLDSAFLRHGRFDYVLPIGPPDDRARTALWESYLTRAGAEADGTALASASEGFTPADIAHVARTVSQAQFERTFDTGARARPTTEDYLRTIGETRPTVSAAMAQEFAHQTEKFARI